From Asterias rubens chromosome 6, eAstRub1.3, whole genome shotgun sequence, one genomic window encodes:
- the LOC117291644 gene encoding transmembrane protein 41A-A-like produces MAVLTAFFACGGAFVSATFWLYLLSINLPSLPSDLQSASGNESIELRFPTNLDDLNNLAELLQEYKTNNYGYVMLLFCSAYLYKQTFAIPGSVFMNLLGGALFGIWYAFPLCCVLTATGASCCYLLSHLFGRAVVMKYFSQRVQPLQKKVEENLDGLFFFLLFLRLFPMSPNWFLNMTSPIIGIPLFQFFLSVLIGLMPYNFICIQTGSILSEVTSLNEIITLNVMLRLGGMALVALLPGLLFRKYKKGTAKKD; encoded by the exons ATGGCAGTTTTGACTGCTTTTTTTGCCTGTGGTGGTGCATTCGTATCTGCAACATTCTGGCTGTACCTGCTGTCGATTAATTTACCGTCACTGCCAAGTGATCTGCAAAGCGCATCAGGGAATGAAAG TATTGAGTTGAGATTTCCCACCAACCTCGACGATCTCAACAATCTCGCCGAGTTACTACAAGAATACAAAACCAATAACTATGGGTACGTCATGTTGCTATTCTGTAGCGCTTATctctacaaacaaacattcgCCATTCCTGGATCAGTATTTATG AACCTTTTAGGAGGGGCATTATTTGGTATCTGGTATGCCTTTCCACTCTGCTGTGTCTTGACAGCGACTGGGGCTTCTTGCTGTTATCTCCTGTCTCATCTCTTCGGTAGAGCAGTCGTCATGAAGTACTTCTCACAGAGAGTACAACCATTGCAAAAAAAG GTTGAGGAGAATCTTGATGGTCTGTTTTTCTTCCTACTCTTTCTGAGATTATTTCCCATGTCACCAAACTGGTTCCTTAATATGACCTCACCGATCATCGGAATACCTCTCTTCCAGTTCTTCCTATCTGTTTTAATAG GTTTAATGCCTTACAACTTCATCTGCATTCAAACTGGTAGTATATTATCGGAAGTGACCTCACTTAATGAGATTATTACGCTCAACGTTATGCTGCGACTGGGAGGGATGGCGTTGGTGGCGCTATTACCCGGTCTCCTCTTCAGGAAGTACAAGAAGGGAACAGCCAAGAAGGATTAG